The following proteins are co-located in the Desulfobacterales bacterium genome:
- a CDS encoding UDP-glucose/GDP-mannose dehydrogenase family protein — protein MQLCVVGTGYVGLVAAACFAEMGNHVICVDSNPKVVDTLNSGRIHIFEPGLEDIVQRNVDQERLHFTGDLSEGIKHARFIFNCVGTPPQPDGSCDLSYVFKVAEQVGQVMNAPKIIITKSTVPVGTADRIREIIAGELKKRDMDIQADVVSNPEFLKEGDAVSDFMKPDRIIVGIDNPDVADEMEALYAPFARSREKLLVMSIRSAELTKYAANCMLATKISFINEIANICEQVGADIKDVRMGIGSDHRIGYHFIYPGVGYGGSCFPKDVNALIHTASDNGYRPELLSAVHLVNHRQKRMLAQKIKKYYEDKGGVQGKTLAMWGLAFKANTDDIRESAAIDIISELTEAGMHIRAYDPQAGKPAKELFSGNDRVDINGRQYAILDGADALAIVTDWNQFRNPDFDRIKNALKAPVIFDGRNLYAAQSLSDSGFTYFGVGRPEV, from the coding sequence ATGCAGCTCTGTGTCGTTGGAACCGGTTATGTCGGACTTGTCGCCGCCGCTTGTTTTGCGGAAATGGGCAACCACGTAATCTGCGTGGACAGCAACCCGAAAGTCGTGGATACCTTAAACAGCGGCAGGATCCATATATTTGAGCCCGGGCTGGAGGATATTGTCCAGCGAAACGTCGATCAAGAGCGCCTCCATTTTACCGGCGACCTTTCCGAAGGGATCAAACACGCCCGTTTCATCTTTAACTGTGTGGGCACCCCGCCGCAGCCGGACGGCTCCTGTGACTTGTCCTACGTTTTCAAGGTGGCCGAGCAGGTGGGCCAGGTTATGAACGCGCCCAAGATTATTATCACCAAGTCAACCGTGCCTGTGGGAACCGCGGACCGTATTCGCGAAATTATTGCCGGAGAACTTAAAAAACGCGATATGGATATTCAGGCTGATGTGGTCTCCAATCCGGAATTTTTGAAAGAAGGGGATGCGGTCAGCGACTTTATGAAGCCGGACCGAATCATTGTCGGAATAGACAATCCGGACGTGGCTGACGAGATGGAAGCACTCTATGCCCCGTTTGCCAGAAGCCGGGAGAAGCTTCTTGTCATGAGCATCCGAAGCGCTGAGCTCACCAAGTATGCGGCCAACTGTATGCTGGCCACAAAAATCTCCTTTATCAATGAAATCGCCAATATCTGTGAGCAGGTGGGCGCGGATATCAAGGACGTCCGCATGGGCATCGGCTCGGATCACCGGATCGGCTACCACTTTATCTACCCCGGCGTGGGCTATGGCGGCTCCTGCTTTCCCAAGGATGTGAATGCATTGATTCATACCGCCTCGGACAACGGCTACCGCCCGGAACTTTTAAGCGCGGTCCATCTGGTGAATCATCGCCAGAAGCGGATGCTTGCCCAAAAGATTAAGAAATATTACGAGGACAAGGGCGGCGTCCAGGGTAAAACCCTCGCCATGTGGGGGCTGGCATTTAAGGCCAATACCGATGATATCCGGGAGTCAGCGGCAATTGATATTATCAGTGAGCTGACCGAGGCCGGCATGCATATCCGCGCCTATGACCCCCAGGCCGGTAAGCCTGCCAAAGAACTCTTTTCCGGAAACGATCGGGTTGACATTAATGGCAGGCAATACGCCATCCTGGACGGTGCCGACGCCCTTGCCATCGTCACGGACTGGAACCAGTTCCGCAACCCGGACTTTGACCGTATCAAAAACGCGCTTAAAGCCCCTGTCATCTTCGACGGCCGCAACCTCTACGCCGCGCAAAGCCTTTCAGACAGCGGATTTACCTATTTTGGCGTGGGGCGGCCGGAAGTGTAA
- the lnt gene encoding apolipoprotein N-acyltransferase, with translation MLPPFFAIISAILFSLSFSKPSIWPFAFIALVPFFYILDKAKNNRQRFLYGAIWAVVMAGAMGNWLFIALCEHYGLGWGKAGLFFLVCLVLPLVLMYGVFGLAYGFFRQDRFLFYAVVIPSLWTVTESLKALIPGLIPWGNIGYAVMPFADFIQVADVTGIYGLTWIMAGINALIMLLIKDFWGDKKVRYRMVGVFFLLIFVFSVLIGYGRFRTADIRALAEHGKQVNATLVQGNFSLEDRWSGMGFYRRVQTYLSMSREKDDSQNPRIIVWPETTLNASARLDEAFFKSLMQAIGKDALLISGGLKPSPDGGVYNSAYLVSGKGRLQRYDKHILLPYAETVPLIDWLGEFYTAPDEFVKGGSPLCFDTFLGKTAPSICFETLYPAYIRQSVKSGAEVLVNISNDAWFGDSAMPHMHLDAARMRAIEHRRYVLRTSNSGISAIIDPNGRVAERSRLFEQARVSGTCRLSDQTTIYTKYGNWVLYAAAAVLLLACIGQVFDRER, from the coding sequence ATGCTCCCGCCCTTTTTTGCCATAATCTCAGCCATTTTATTCAGCCTCTCCTTTTCTAAACCTTCAATCTGGCCTTTCGCATTTATCGCACTGGTTCCATTTTTTTATATTTTAGATAAAGCCAAAAACAATCGGCAGCGGTTTTTGTATGGCGCGATTTGGGCGGTGGTCATGGCCGGGGCCATGGGGAACTGGCTGTTTATTGCGCTTTGTGAGCACTATGGGCTGGGATGGGGTAAGGCGGGCCTGTTTTTCCTTGTCTGTCTGGTGCTGCCATTAGTTTTGATGTATGGGGTTTTCGGCCTTGCGTACGGATTTTTCAGGCAGGACCGGTTCCTCTTTTATGCAGTGGTTATTCCGTCTCTATGGACTGTAACGGAATCTTTGAAGGCATTAATCCCCGGGCTTATTCCGTGGGGAAATATCGGGTATGCGGTGATGCCGTTTGCGGATTTTATCCAGGTCGCAGATGTTACGGGCATCTATGGGCTTACCTGGATTATGGCAGGGATAAATGCATTGATCATGCTGCTGATTAAGGATTTTTGGGGCGATAAGAAAGTCCGCTATCGCATGGTCGGCGTTTTTTTTCTGCTGATCTTCGTGTTTTCGGTGCTTATCGGATACGGCCGGTTCCGGACGGCGGATATTCGGGCTTTGGCTGAACACGGAAAGCAGGTAAATGCTACCCTGGTGCAGGGCAATTTCAGTCTTGAGGACCGCTGGAGCGGGATGGGGTTTTATCGCCGGGTGCAGACCTATCTTTCCATGAGCCGGGAAAAAGATGACAGCCAGAATCCCCGAATTATCGTGTGGCCGGAAACCACGCTAAACGCGTCAGCCCGGCTGGATGAGGCATTTTTCAAATCGTTGATGCAGGCTATTGGAAAGGATGCGCTCCTTATATCCGGCGGATTAAAGCCGTCACCAGACGGCGGCGTATACAACAGTGCCTATCTTGTTTCCGGAAAGGGGCGACTTCAGCGCTATGACAAGCATATTCTGCTCCCCTATGCAGAGACGGTGCCCCTGATCGACTGGCTGGGCGAATTCTATACCGCACCGGATGAGTTCGTGAAAGGCGGCTCACCGCTTTGCTTTGATACATTCCTGGGCAAAACCGCCCCCTCCATCTGTTTTGAAACCTTATACCCGGCCTATATCCGGCAGTCGGTTAAAAGCGGGGCGGAAGTGCTGGTAAATATTTCCAATGATGCCTGGTTCGGGGATTCGGCGATGCCGCATATGCATTTGGACGCGGCCCGCATGCGGGCCATTGAACATCGGCGCTATGTTTTGCGCACCTCAAACAGCGGGATTTCCGCCATCATTGATCCGAACGGAAGGGTGGCAGAGCGGAGCCGCTTGTTTGAGCAGGCACGGGTCTCCGGCACATGCCGGTTATCGGATCAAACCACCATTTATACCAAATACGGCAATTGGGTATTATATGCCGCGGCCGCTGTTTTACTGCTGGCCTGCATAGGGCAGGTCTTCGACCGTGAGCGGTGA
- a CDS encoding lipase secretion chaperone yields MTVNQKRLAAVLTAGLLLFLFGYWLFPKDSGQTEYIFDKSYDIELADVHKSREHIDFDDPKKEQSEDSRTDSAGETDDPETVEAPPENSVDLRALFSEGLINSYTTLKFFKHLEHEFRTSTTLGEHFDSVKTYLFSEFSEEEARKLFDTYKAYLQCEMDLMKEYKNFSSVKTPEEAVDLLKRIQTFRRERLGKELADKLFGTQVKAKEYAFRRAAIVKDDTLYGEEKEKQLARLNEKMWGDESAKVDAHRNAYNQYQETLQIYQKDLNTAESEDVRQAKLRELRERHFSPEVVDRFEEIDRQMAEEAEREENYRKQAKTIRSDEALSDAEKEKRIQNLQDEVFGEDADAFRRREAIRKGREKIKKESPLTVEDLPYAGQQ; encoded by the coding sequence ATGACAGTCAACCAAAAACGTCTGGCCGCCGTACTGACCGCCGGCCTTTTGCTTTTCCTCTTCGGCTACTGGCTTTTTCCCAAAGACAGCGGGCAGACAGAGTATATCTTTGATAAATCCTATGACATTGAACTGGCGGATGTACACAAGAGCCGGGAGCACATTGACTTCGATGATCCGAAAAAGGAGCAATCGGAGGATTCCCGCACTGATTCTGCCGGGGAAACGGATGATCCGGAGACCGTGGAAGCGCCGCCGGAAAACAGCGTCGACCTGCGGGCTTTGTTTTCCGAAGGCCTGATCAATTCCTATACCACCCTTAAATTTTTCAAGCATCTTGAGCACGAATTCCGCACCAGCACAACCCTGGGCGAACATTTCGATTCCGTGAAAACCTATCTTTTCTCCGAATTCTCGGAAGAAGAGGCCCGAAAGCTGTTTGATACGTATAAAGCGTACCTCCAGTGCGAAATGGATTTGATGAAAGAATACAAAAATTTCTCCAGCGTCAAAACCCCGGAAGAAGCTGTTGATCTGCTGAAACGGATTCAGACATTCCGCCGGGAGCGTCTTGGGAAGGAGCTGGCGGACAAACTGTTCGGCACACAGGTTAAAGCCAAGGAATATGCCTTCCGCCGGGCCGCTATCGTGAAAGATGACACTTTGTATGGCGAAGAAAAGGAAAAACAGCTCGCCCGGTTAAATGAAAAAATGTGGGGCGATGAATCGGCAAAGGTGGACGCGCATCGCAATGCCTACAACCAGTACCAGGAGACGCTGCAAATTTATCAGAAAGACCTGAACACGGCAGAATCTGAAGACGTGCGGCAGGCAAAACTCCGCGAACTGCGGGAAAGACATTTTTCACCGGAAGTCGTGGACAGATTTGAGGAAATTGACCGGCAAATGGCAGAAGAGGCAGAACGCGAAGAAAATTACCGAAAACAGGCCAAGACCATCCGCTCCGATGAAGCGCTTTCTGACGCGGAAAAGGAAAAACGGATTCAAAACCTTCAGGACGAGGTGTTCGGCGAAGATGCAGACGCCTTCAGGCGGCGGGAGGCCATCCGCAAAGGCCGCGAAAAGATCAAAAAAGAGTCACCGCTCACGGTCGAAGACCTGCCCTATGCAGGCCAGCAGTAA
- a CDS encoding four helix bundle protein, whose protein sequence is MTLGHEKLDVYRLSIGCVAWVYEKADSLNGVHRPARDQWLRASQSIPLNIAEGNGKTAEVDRRRYFEIARGSALECAAIQDVLVVGKALDKMESRNRKDELDRMAAMLSRLGGRGYQVREDQEVYSIDFDPDSDFDPEENESQPLR, encoded by the coding sequence ATGACCCTTGGACACGAAAAACTGGACGTCTATCGCCTTTCAATAGGCTGCGTTGCATGGGTTTACGAGAAGGCCGACAGCCTGAACGGAGTCCATCGGCCCGCCCGGGATCAATGGCTTCGGGCCAGCCAGTCGATACCGCTCAATATCGCCGAAGGTAATGGCAAGACCGCGGAAGTTGACCGAAGGCGTTATTTCGAAATCGCTCGTGGCTCCGCGCTTGAGTGCGCGGCGATTCAAGATGTGCTGGTTGTCGGCAAGGCGCTGGACAAGATGGAAAGCCGGAACCGCAAGGATGAACTCGACCGTATGGCCGCGATGCTCAGCCGTCTCGGCGGAAGAGGATACCAAGTTCGAGAGGATCAGGAAGTCTACAGCATCGATTTCGATCCCGATAGCGATTTCGATCCCGAGGAAAACGAATCCCAACCTTTGCGTTAA
- a CDS encoding UvrD-helicase domain-containing protein has protein sequence MELSEQQKAAVEHIGPALVVAGAGSGKTRALTAKIAHLIHQGYKPERILAITFTNKAADEMKRRLTQLTGLGLGRFPWVRTFHSACLRILKAHCHLLGFAPPIQILGEYQQQKLIQDILREFNIEKKHMYPIRSHISQAKNSGDPGGYLDKHQRLAQFRVDEIYRRYEAELKARNAVDFDNLLLLTRNLLRDYPEVRSQYQQLFAYILVDEYQDTNDLQEELTRLLLGGGNLFCVGDDWQAIYGFRGSNVNNFLAFPKNYAASKIFRLERNYRSAAEIVEIANQLIANNPRKMDKACYSEKTGGIVEMYDFFGDDEEARWVADKMHMLHADGIEWSEMAVLYRTKFCSLPFEQTFRSAGIPYQMLGGKGFFERKEILDLNCYLTAAVFEKDDAAFERIINIPKRGIGGTMISRIAGFRTSDMSLKAAAWQAFAESALSAKAGTQLKHLLALLDEIAKQPPDAAINTILHKTGYLEYLKQYAKTNDDYTARVENIEQLIYAASQHDALIDYLEEAALVKEDKAEDEAVDHRVSLATMHASKGLEFRAVFVVGCEENLLPHWKSKETPAEIEEERRLMYVAMTRAEELLFITSADFRKGQFNQRSRFLGEIDIF, from the coding sequence ATGGAGCTGTCTGAACAGCAGAAAGCGGCTGTTGAACATATCGGGCCGGCCCTTGTGGTGGCCGGGGCGGGTTCCGGCAAAACCCGGGCGCTTACGGCCAAGATCGCGCATTTGATTCATCAGGGGTATAAGCCCGAACGGATCCTTGCCATTACCTTCACGAACAAGGCCGCAGACGAGATGAAACGCCGCCTTACCCAGTTGACCGGCCTTGGATTGGGCCGGTTTCCGTGGGTGCGGACCTTTCATTCCGCGTGTCTCCGGATTTTAAAAGCCCATTGCCATCTGCTGGGATTTGCGCCGCCGATCCAGATTCTCGGGGAATATCAGCAGCAGAAGCTGATCCAGGACATTCTGCGGGAATTCAATATTGAAAAGAAGCATATGTATCCTATTCGATCGCATATATCGCAGGCCAAAAACTCAGGGGACCCGGGCGGCTACCTGGATAAGCACCAGCGGCTCGCCCAGTTCCGCGTGGATGAGATTTACAGGCGCTATGAAGCGGAACTGAAAGCAAGAAATGCCGTGGATTTTGATAATCTTCTGCTTTTGACCCGCAATCTGCTGCGCGATTATCCCGAAGTCCGAAGCCAGTATCAGCAGCTTTTCGCCTATATCCTGGTGGATGAATACCAGGATACAAATGACTTGCAGGAGGAGTTGACGCGGCTTTTACTGGGCGGCGGCAATCTCTTCTGCGTGGGCGATGACTGGCAGGCGATTTACGGATTTCGGGGGAGCAATGTGAACAATTTTCTGGCATTTCCCAAAAACTATGCAGCATCCAAGATTTTTCGGCTGGAGCGAAATTACCGGTCAGCCGCCGAGATTGTCGAGATCGCCAATCAGCTGATCGCCAATAACCCCCGTAAAATGGATAAAGCCTGTTATTCGGAAAAAACCGGGGGGATTGTGGAGATGTATGATTTTTTCGGGGATGATGAGGAGGCCCGCTGGGTGGCGGACAAAATGCATATGCTCCATGCCGACGGGATCGAATGGAGTGAGATGGCGGTCCTCTATCGCACCAAATTCTGTTCTCTGCCGTTTGAGCAGACATTCCGATCCGCCGGCATTCCGTATCAGATGCTGGGCGGCAAAGGGTTTTTTGAGCGAAAGGAGATCCTGGATCTTAACTGTTATTTAACCGCAGCAGTGTTTGAAAAAGATGATGCCGCGTTTGAGCGAATTATCAATATCCCCAAGCGGGGTATCGGCGGTACGATGATCAGCCGGATTGCCGGGTTCCGGACGTCAGATATGAGCCTAAAGGCGGCCGCCTGGCAGGCTTTTGCTGAAAGCGCGCTTTCCGCAAAAGCCGGCACCCAGCTAAAGCATCTGCTGGCGCTTTTGGACGAGATCGCCAAGCAGCCGCCGGATGCGGCCATTAATACCATATTGCATAAAACCGGCTACCTGGAATATCTGAAACAGTATGCCAAGACCAATGATGATTATACGGCGCGGGTGGAAAATATCGAGCAGCTCATATATGCCGCCTCCCAGCATGACGCGCTGATCGATTATCTCGAAGAGGCGGCGCTTGTCAAGGAGGATAAGGCAGAAGATGAGGCGGTTGACCATCGGGTGAGTCTGGCAACGATGCATGCCAGCAAAGGATTGGAGTTCCGGGCGGTGTTCGTGGTCGGGTGCGAGGAAAACCTGCTGCCGCATTGGAAATCCAAGGAGACACCGGCTGAAATCGAAGAGGAGCGGCGCCTGATGTATGTGGCCATGACCCGGGCCGAGGAACTTCTGTTTATTACCTCAGCGGATTTCAGAAAAGGGCAGTTTAATCAGAGAAGCCGGTTTCTGGGAGAAATAGATATTTTTTAG